Within Vicia villosa cultivar HV-30 ecotype Madison, WI linkage group LG1, Vvil1.0, whole genome shotgun sequence, the genomic segment atattttaatttaacattaAATATTATTCTGTAGATGTATTTAcaaactttttatttaatattaattaaatgattCCGTAGATATATAGTGCTTTCAAAAAATGCACCTCCGAAAATAAATTTCACCAGGTGCCTGGCAATATAATGGGTTGAATTAAGATATACtcctttctttttaatttattaagctTTCTCTATAGTAGTATATTAATTTAATGGGTTGAATTAAGATATACtcctttctttttaatttattaagctTTCTCTATAGTAGTATATTAATCTAATGGGTTGAATTAAGATATACtcctttctttttaatttattaagctTTCTCTATAGTagtatattaatttcaattcaaaagtacaatttctttcattttctaaaAGTGTTATCGCTGTTATGATTTTGGCAGATTATGGACGTTCCCTTtgatttttaaatggttatatttaCCAAGCAAATATACCTCAATTTAAATTGGACAATTATGAGCTTTAAGGCTTCACATTATATCAAGAAAATAGCTTAAGATTAATGTTACAATTCTTTATGACATTACATAAGCATGTCTGACCACATCCTGTAACCTAATAAGCCATAACGTGTGCTGTAAAAATCTATTACACAAGGGAAGTACCCTTAACATACTCTGTGAATGCCAGAGCAACTAAACCTAACATAGCAATTCTTCCATTCCACAACTCTGCATCCGAGGACATGATACTTTTAGATTTAGACTCAACACTAACACCTTGCAAAAATGGAATCAATGAAGCAAGTGTCAACAACACACTTGTCCCCAAGAACCATGGAACTCCACCACCAGATAACTGTTCACCCAAACCCTGCCCTTTGGCTATCTCCACCCCTATTGCGGCTACAAAACCAATCATAGCCAACCTTCCATTGATCCTTTCAGGTGCCGGCCCACTAAATGCCATCA encodes:
- the LOC131611981 gene encoding early light-induced protein, chloroplastic; the encoded protein is MAVSSYQSIMSSSMTNISSRSRVNQFTNIPSVYSPSLRRNVSLKVRSMAEGEPKEQSKVPVDPTTPIAPTPIPTPQPAYTRPPKMSTKFSDLMAFSGPAPERINGRLAMIGFVAAIGVEIAKGQGLGEQLSGGGVPWFLGTSVLLTLASLIPFLQGVSVESKSKSIMSSDAELWNGRIAMLGLVALAFTEYVKGTSLV